A genomic segment from Toxotes jaculatrix isolate fToxJac2 chromosome 6, fToxJac2.pri, whole genome shotgun sequence encodes:
- the serbp1a gene encoding SERPINE1 mRNA binding protein 1a isoform X2, with protein MPGQMQEGFGCAITNRFDQLFDDESDPFELLKQAEVKKKKEAPAPGAAKTAAQAAKQPKRESQKDRKVPLADKKEETQAPVPLKKDGAGMRRMGRKPEGDGSRPQGGQGEGRPPTDRRPVDRRPPRRFERPAGEAGEKPEGGEFSVEKPIGDRPMRGRGGGRGARGGRGRGMGRSDGFDSRGKREFDRHSGSDRSLKGEEKRGGSGSHNWGTVKDELNELDQSNNTEENPEGEEHPPADSENKENEVEEVKEEGPKEMTLDEWKAMQDKERAKVEFNIRKANEGADWNKGFVLHKSKAEVSHVMADKKGDLIDPEIDEPKGEDEHHFRKPANDITSQLEINFGDLGRPGRGRGGPRGGRGGRGRGDTTRPARGGRTDKSSASVPNVDDPEAFPALA; from the exons ATGCCCGGACAAATGCAAGAAGGGTTTGGCTGTGCCATAACCAATCGGTTCGACCAGTTATTTGACGACGAGTCGGATCCATTTGAGCTGCTGAAGCAAGCcgaagtgaagaagaagaaggaggctCCTGCTCCGGGTGCCGCCAAGACTGCAGCCCAGGCTGCCAAGCAGCCGAAAAGGGAGTcccagaaagacagaaaggtcCCACTAGCTGATAAGAAGGAGGAGACCCAGGCACCTGTCCCACTCAAAAAAGATG GTGCCGGCATGAGGAGAATGGGCCGCAAGCCGGAGGGTGATGGCTCCAGACCCCAGGGCGGCCAGGGAGAAGGGCGCCCCCCCACAGACAGACGGCCTGTGGACAGGCGGCCCCCTCGCCGCTTTGAGAGGCCTGCTGGTGAAGCTGGTGAGAAGCCTGAGGGCGGCGAATTCTCAGTGGAGAA ACCCATTGGTGACAGGCCGATGAGAGGGCGTGGCGGTGGCAGAGGAGCCCGTGGAGGCAGAGGACGCGGCATGGGTCGCAGCGATGGCTTTGACTCCCGAGGAAAACGTGAATTTGATAGACACAGTGGCAGTGACCGATC TCTGAAAGGTGAGGAGAAGCGTGGTGGAAGTGGCTCTCACAACTGGGGCACCGTCAAGGATGAACTGAA tGAACTTGACCAATCAAACAACACTGAAGAGAACCCCGAAGGAGAGGAGCATCCACCTGCTGACTCTGAGAACAA ggagaATGAGGTAGAGGAGGTTAAGGAGGAAGGTCCCAAGGAGATGACTCTGGATGAGTGGAAGGCCATGCAGGACAAGGAACGGGCCAAGGTGGAGTTCAACATCCGTAAGGCCAACGAGGGAGCTGATTGGAACAAGGGATTTGTGCTGCACAAGTCTAAGGCAGAAGTGAGTCATGTCATGGCA GATAAGAAAGGTGATTTGATTGACCCTGAGATTGATGAGCCTAAG GGAGAGGACGAGCACCACTTCCGGAAGCCAGCGAATGACATTACGTCCCAGCTGGAGATCAACTTTGGAGACCTGGGCCGTCCAGGCCGTGGACGTGGAGGACCACGTGGCGGCCGGGGTGGTCGTGGCCGCGGCGATACCACTAGGCCGGCCCGCGGAGGAAGAACTGACAAG TCATCTGCGTCTGTGCCCAATGTGGACGACCCAGAGGCCTTCCCAGCCCTGGCTTAA
- the serbp1a gene encoding SERPINE1 mRNA binding protein 1a isoform X3, whose protein sequence is MPGQMQEGFGCAITNRFDQLFDDESDPFELLKQAEVKKKKEAPAPGAAKTAAQAAKQPKRESQKDRKVPLADKKEETQAPVPLKKDGAGMRRMGRKPEGDGSRPQGGQGEGRPPTDRRPVDRRPPRRFERPAGEAGEKPEGGEFSVEKPIGDRPMRGRGGGRGARGGRGRGMGRSDGFDSRGKREFDRHSGSDRSSLKGEEKRGGSGSHNWGTVKDELNELDQSNNTEENPEGEEHPPADSENKENEVEEVKEEGPKEMTLDEWKAMQDKERAKVEFNIRKANEGADWNKGFVLHKSKAEDKKGDLIDPEIDEPKGEDEHHFRKPANDITSQLEINFGDLGRPGRGRGGPRGGRGGRGRGDTTRPARGGRTDKSSASVPNVDDPEAFPALA, encoded by the exons ATGCCCGGACAAATGCAAGAAGGGTTTGGCTGTGCCATAACCAATCGGTTCGACCAGTTATTTGACGACGAGTCGGATCCATTTGAGCTGCTGAAGCAAGCcgaagtgaagaagaagaaggaggctCCTGCTCCGGGTGCCGCCAAGACTGCAGCCCAGGCTGCCAAGCAGCCGAAAAGGGAGTcccagaaagacagaaaggtcCCACTAGCTGATAAGAAGGAGGAGACCCAGGCACCTGTCCCACTCAAAAAAGATG GTGCCGGCATGAGGAGAATGGGCCGCAAGCCGGAGGGTGATGGCTCCAGACCCCAGGGCGGCCAGGGAGAAGGGCGCCCCCCCACAGACAGACGGCCTGTGGACAGGCGGCCCCCTCGCCGCTTTGAGAGGCCTGCTGGTGAAGCTGGTGAGAAGCCTGAGGGCGGCGAATTCTCAGTGGAGAA ACCCATTGGTGACAGGCCGATGAGAGGGCGTGGCGGTGGCAGAGGAGCCCGTGGAGGCAGAGGACGCGGCATGGGTCGCAGCGATGGCTTTGACTCCCGAGGAAAACGTGAATTTGATAGACACAGTGGCAGTGACCGATC TAGTCTGAAAGGTGAGGAGAAGCGTGGTGGAAGTGGCTCTCACAACTGGGGCACCGTCAAGGATGAACTGAA tGAACTTGACCAATCAAACAACACTGAAGAGAACCCCGAAGGAGAGGAGCATCCACCTGCTGACTCTGAGAACAA ggagaATGAGGTAGAGGAGGTTAAGGAGGAAGGTCCCAAGGAGATGACTCTGGATGAGTGGAAGGCCATGCAGGACAAGGAACGGGCCAAGGTGGAGTTCAACATCCGTAAGGCCAACGAGGGAGCTGATTGGAACAAGGGATTTGTGCTGCACAAGTCTAAGGCAGAA GATAAGAAAGGTGATTTGATTGACCCTGAGATTGATGAGCCTAAG GGAGAGGACGAGCACCACTTCCGGAAGCCAGCGAATGACATTACGTCCCAGCTGGAGATCAACTTTGGAGACCTGGGCCGTCCAGGCCGTGGACGTGGAGGACCACGTGGCGGCCGGGGTGGTCGTGGCCGCGGCGATACCACTAGGCCGGCCCGCGGAGGAAGAACTGACAAG TCATCTGCGTCTGTGCCCAATGTGGACGACCCAGAGGCCTTCCCAGCCCTGGCTTAA
- the serbp1a gene encoding SERPINE1 mRNA binding protein 1a isoform X1 — protein MPGQMQEGFGCAITNRFDQLFDDESDPFELLKQAEVKKKKEAPAPGAAKTAAQAAKQPKRESQKDRKVPLADKKEETQAPVPLKKDGAGMRRMGRKPEGDGSRPQGGQGEGRPPTDRRPVDRRPPRRFERPAGEAGEKPEGGEFSVEKPIGDRPMRGRGGGRGARGGRGRGMGRSDGFDSRGKREFDRHSGSDRSSLKGEEKRGGSGSHNWGTVKDELNELDQSNNTEENPEGEEHPPADSENKENEVEEVKEEGPKEMTLDEWKAMQDKERAKVEFNIRKANEGADWNKGFVLHKSKAEVSHVMADKKGDLIDPEIDEPKGEDEHHFRKPANDITSQLEINFGDLGRPGRGRGGPRGGRGGRGRGDTTRPARGGRTDKSSASVPNVDDPEAFPALA, from the exons ATGCCCGGACAAATGCAAGAAGGGTTTGGCTGTGCCATAACCAATCGGTTCGACCAGTTATTTGACGACGAGTCGGATCCATTTGAGCTGCTGAAGCAAGCcgaagtgaagaagaagaaggaggctCCTGCTCCGGGTGCCGCCAAGACTGCAGCCCAGGCTGCCAAGCAGCCGAAAAGGGAGTcccagaaagacagaaaggtcCCACTAGCTGATAAGAAGGAGGAGACCCAGGCACCTGTCCCACTCAAAAAAGATG GTGCCGGCATGAGGAGAATGGGCCGCAAGCCGGAGGGTGATGGCTCCAGACCCCAGGGCGGCCAGGGAGAAGGGCGCCCCCCCACAGACAGACGGCCTGTGGACAGGCGGCCCCCTCGCCGCTTTGAGAGGCCTGCTGGTGAAGCTGGTGAGAAGCCTGAGGGCGGCGAATTCTCAGTGGAGAA ACCCATTGGTGACAGGCCGATGAGAGGGCGTGGCGGTGGCAGAGGAGCCCGTGGAGGCAGAGGACGCGGCATGGGTCGCAGCGATGGCTTTGACTCCCGAGGAAAACGTGAATTTGATAGACACAGTGGCAGTGACCGATC TAGTCTGAAAGGTGAGGAGAAGCGTGGTGGAAGTGGCTCTCACAACTGGGGCACCGTCAAGGATGAACTGAA tGAACTTGACCAATCAAACAACACTGAAGAGAACCCCGAAGGAGAGGAGCATCCACCTGCTGACTCTGAGAACAA ggagaATGAGGTAGAGGAGGTTAAGGAGGAAGGTCCCAAGGAGATGACTCTGGATGAGTGGAAGGCCATGCAGGACAAGGAACGGGCCAAGGTGGAGTTCAACATCCGTAAGGCCAACGAGGGAGCTGATTGGAACAAGGGATTTGTGCTGCACAAGTCTAAGGCAGAAGTGAGTCATGTCATGGCA GATAAGAAAGGTGATTTGATTGACCCTGAGATTGATGAGCCTAAG GGAGAGGACGAGCACCACTTCCGGAAGCCAGCGAATGACATTACGTCCCAGCTGGAGATCAACTTTGGAGACCTGGGCCGTCCAGGCCGTGGACGTGGAGGACCACGTGGCGGCCGGGGTGGTCGTGGCCGCGGCGATACCACTAGGCCGGCCCGCGGAGGAAGAACTGACAAG TCATCTGCGTCTGTGCCCAATGTGGACGACCCAGAGGCCTTCCCAGCCCTGGCTTAA
- the hsd17b7 gene encoding 3-keto-steroid reductase, with amino-acid sequence MNKVVLVTGANSGIGLALCERLLSQDTEGLQLCLACRNMQRAQAARSALLTSHPTAQVALLQMDSSSIPSVIRAAQEVKLRYNRLDYLYLNAGIMPNPQFDVKAFFKGLFSSKIITMFATGEGILTQKDGVTSDGLQEVFATNLFGHFLLIRELEPVLCQAGRTSQLIWTSSSNAHRSAFNLEDVQHQRGTQPYSSSKYASDLLSLALNTHYNKQGLYSSVICPGFVRTSLTYGILPSFPFLWTLLMPLFWLIRMLTNTFTLTPYNGAEALLWLYKQKPESLDPQVKYHSLTSGLGNNYIQPRKMDIDLETSEALYEKLLQLECEVRKKLKEKQKQSQHVQQ; translated from the exons ATGAATAAGGTTGTTTTGGTGACGGGAGCAAATAG TGGCATTGGCCTGGCACTTTGTGAGCGTCTCCTCTCCCAGGACACAGAGGGTCTGCAGCTGTGTCTGGCCTGCAGGAACATGCAACGGGCTCAGGCTGCTCGCTCTGCCCTCCTCACCTCCCACCCCACAGCTCAGGTGGCCCTGCTGCAGATGGACTCCAGCAGCATCCCCTCTGTCATTCGTGCTGCACAGGAGGTCAAACTCAG GTATAACCGGTTGGATTACCTCTACCTGAACGCAGGCATCATGCCCAACCCACAGTTTGATGTAAAGGCCTTTTTTAAAGGTCTCTTCTCCAG CAAAATCATTACCATGTTTGCCACCGGCGAGGGTATTCTGACGCAGAAGGACGGTGTCACCTCTGATGGCCTGCAAGAAGTTTTTGCAACCAACCTCTTTGGTCACTTCCTGCTA ATCAGAGAGCTGGAGCCTGTTCTGTGCCAAGCAGGTCGGACCTCGCAGCTGATCTGGACCTCCTCAAGTAACGCCCACCGCTCAGCTTTTAACCTTGAAGACGTACAGCACCAGAGAGGAACGCAGCCCTACAGCTCCTCCAAATATGCCTCCGACCTGCTCAGCCTGGCACTCAACACACACTACAACAAACAG GGTTTGTACTCATCAGTGATTTGTCCTGGATTTGTGAGGACCAGTCTGACCTACGGCATCCTGCCCTCCTTCCCATTCCTCTGGACCCTGCTAATGCCTCTCTTTTGGCTT ATAAGAATGCTGACCAATACTTTTACCCTGACACCATATAACGGAGCTGAAGCACTG TTATGGTTGTATAAGCAAAAGCCTGAATCACTGGACCCACAAGTGAAGTACCACAGCTTAACATCTGGGCTAGGAAACAACTACATACAGCCACGTAAG ATGGATATTGACTTGGAAACGTCAGAGGCTTTGTATGAGAAATTACTGCAACTAGAATGTGAAGTGAGgaagaaactgaaagaaaaacaaaaacaatctcaGCATGTCCAGCAGTAG
- the ddr2a gene encoding discoidin domain-containing receptor 2 isoform X1: MKHLWDIHFLLLILFYLLGAVMSQVNPSVCRYPLGMSGGQIQDEDISASSQWSESTAARYGRLDFEEGDGAWCPEITVEPDSLKEFLQIDLRSLHFITLVGTQGRHAGGIGNEFAQMYKIKYSRDGSRWISWRNRQGKQVIEGNRNAYDIVLKDLEPPIIARFVRFMPVTDHSMNVCMRVELYGCEWLDGLVSYNAPAGEQMTLPAHPVYLNDSVYDGAVIYSMTEGLGQLTDGVCGLDDFTHSHVYNVWPGYDYVGWNNESFPSGYVEIMFEFDRTRNFTTMKVHCNNMFSRHVKAFRQVVCYFRSESDWEATPLSFSPVVDEKNPSARFVTFNLANHMASAIKCQFYFADAWMLFSEITFQSDTAMYNTTLAPPKTGHPPNTQPEDDPTHKVDDSNTRILIGCLVAIIFILVAIIVIILWRQVWQKMLEKASRRMLDDELTASLSIQSETFAYNHNHNQSSTTSEQESNSTYERIFPLGPDYQEPSRLICKLPEFAQSSEEPASTSTSASKSTTATVVQDGVPHYAEADIVNLQGVTGSNTYAIPALTMDLLSGKDVAVEEFPRKLLTFKEKLGEGQFGEVHLCEAEGMQEFMNKEFLFDIPEDLPVLVAVKMLRSDANKNARNDFLKEIKIMSRLKDPNIIRLLAVCIYSDPLCMITEYMENGDLNQFLSRHEPEGQLALLSNAPTVSFSNLCYMATQIASGMKYLSSLNFVHRDLATRNCLVGKNYTIKIADFGMSRNLYSGDYYRIQGRAVLPIRWMSWESILLGKFTTASDVWAFGVTLWEILNFCKEQPYSQLTDEQVIENTGEFFRDQKRQIYLPQPVLCPDLLYKIMLSCWRRNTKERPSFQEIHQALLEIQP, translated from the exons gtgtgtgtCGGTATCCTCTGGGCATGTCAGGAGGGCAGATACAGGACGAGGACATCTCTGCCTCCAGCCAGTGGTCCGAATCCACTGCTGCTAGATATGGCAG GTTGGACTTTGAGGAAGGCGATGGCGCGTGGTGTCCAGAGATAACAGTTGAGCCAGACAGCCTGAAGGAGTTCCTCCAGATTGACCTGCGCTCGCTTCACTTCATCACTCTTGTGGGCACCCAGGGCCGACACGCCGGGGGCATCGGTAATGAGTTCGCCCAGATGTACAAGATTAAGTACAGCCGTGATGGAAGCCGCTGGATCTCATGGAGAAACAGGCAGGGCAAGCAG GTGATTGAAGGAAACAGAAACGCCTACGACATTGTACTCAAGGACCTCGAGCCGCCCATCATCGCTCGCTTTGTCCGCTTCATGCCTGTCACAGACCACTCCATGAATGTCTGCATGAGAGTGGAGCTCTACGGCTGTGAATGGCTGG aTGGTCTTGTGTCATACAACGCTCCAGCAGGAGAACAGATGACCTTGCCTGCTCATCCTGTTTATCTCAACGACTCTGTGTACGACGGAGCTGTCatctacag tatGACAGAGGGCTTAGGCCAGCTGACCGATGGAGTGTGTGGCCTGGACGATTTTACACACAGTCACGTCTACAATGTGTGGCCTGGGTATGACTACGTGGGCTGGAACAATGAAAGTTTCCCCAGTGGATATGTGGAAATCATGTTTGAGTTTGACCGCACGCGAAACTTTACCACCATGAAG GTCCACTGCAACAACATGTTCTCCCGGCACGTCAAGGCTTTCCGCCAGGTGGTGTGTTACTTCCGCTCTGAATCAGACTGGGAGGCCACACCGCTCTCCTTCAGCCCCGTGGTGGACGAGAAGAATCCCAGTGCCCGATTCGTCACCTTCAACCTGGCCAATCACATGGCCAGTGCCATCAAATGCCAGTTCTACTTTGCCGATGCCTGGATGTTGTTCAGTGAGATCACCTTCCAGTCAG ACACAGCCATGTACAACACAACTCTGGCTCCACCCAAGACGGGACACCCACCTAACACTCAACCAG AGGATGACCCCACCCACAAAGTAGATGACAGCAACACCCGAATTTTGATTGGTTGTTTAGTGGCCATCATCTTCATCCTTGTAGCCATCATTGTCATCATCTTGTGGAGGCAGGTGTGGCAGAAGATGCTGGAGAAG GCCTCTCGTCGGATGCTGGATGATGAACTAACTGCTAGTTTGTCAATACAGAGCGAGACATTTGCctacaaccacaaccacaaccagTCAAGTACAACTAGCGAGCAGGAGTCTAACTCCACCTATGAGCGCATCTTCCCCCTCGGCCCAGACTACCAGGAGCCTTCGCGACTCATATGTAAGCTGCCAGAGTTTGCACAGAGCTCAGAGGAGCCTG CTTCTACCAGCACATCAGCATCTAAATCCACCACAGCTACTGTGGTCCAAGATGGCGTCCCTCACTATGCGGAGGCAGACATTGTAAACCTGCAAGGTGTGACTGGAAGCAACACATATGCCATCCCTGCATTAACCATGGACCTGTTATCAGGGAAGGATGTTGCAGTGGAGGAGTTCCCGCGAAAACTGCTCACTTTCAAAGAGAAGCTGGGAGAGGGCCAGTTCGGAGAG gTGCACCTGTGTGAGGCAGAGGGGATGCAGGAGTTCATGAATAAAGAGTTTTTATTTGACATCCCTGAGGACCTGCCAGTTTTAGTGGCTGTGAAGATGCTTCGTTCAGATGCCAACAAAAATGCTAG GAATGACTTCCTGAAAGAGATAAAGATCATGTCGCGTCTGAAGGACCCTAACATCATTCGCCTCCTAGCTGTGTGCATCTACAGCGACCCGCTCTGTATGATCACAGAGTACATGGAGAACGGAGACCTCAACCAGTTTCTGTCCCGCCACGAACCTGAGGGACAACTCGCTCTGCTCAGCAATGCACCTACTGTCAG CTTCAGTAATCTGTGTTACATGGCCACTCAGATAGCGTCAGGGATGAAGTACCTCTCCTCTCTAAACTTTGTTCACCGAGACTTGGCCACACGAAATTGCCTGGTGGGCAAGAATTATACAATAAAGATAGCTGACTTTGGCATGAGCAGAAACCTGTACAGTGGTGACTACTACCGCATCCAGGGCAGAGCTGTGCTGCCTATACGCTGGATGTCATGGGAGAGTATCCTGCTG GGTAAATTCACCACAGCTAGCGATGTGTGGGCCTTCGGGGTGACCCTGTGGGAGATACTGAACTTCTGCAAAGAACAACCCTACTCTCAGCTCACCGACGAACAGGTGATAGAAAACACGGGGGAGTTTTTCAGGGACCAGAAAAGACAG ATCTACTTGCCTCAGCCTGTGCTGTGTCCAGACTTGCTCTACAAGATCAtgctgagctgctggaggaggaacaCAAAAGAGCGGCCCTCGTTCCAGGAAATACACCAAGCCCTCCTGGAGATACAGCCTTAA
- the ddr2a gene encoding discoidin domain-containing receptor 2 isoform X2, with amino-acid sequence MKHLWDIHFLLLILFYLLGAVMSQVNPSVCRYPLGMSGGQIQDEDISASSQWSESTAARYGRLDFEEGDGAWCPEITVEPDSLKEFLQIDLRSLHFITLVGTQGRHAGGIGNEFAQMYKIKYSRDGSRWISWRNRQGKQVIEGNRNAYDIVLKDLEPPIIARFVRFMPVTDHSMNVCMRVELYGCEWLDGLVSYNAPAGEQMTLPAHPVYLNDSVYDGAVIYSMTEGLGQLTDGVCGLDDFTHSHVYNVWPGYDYVGWNNESFPSGYVEIMFEFDRTRNFTTMKVHCNNMFSRHVKAFRQVVCYFRSESDWEATPLSFSPVVDEKNPSARFVTFNLANHMASAIKCQFYFADAWMLFSEITFQSDTAMYNTTLAPPKTGHPPNTQPEDDPTHKVDDSNTRILIGCLVAIIFILVAIIVIILWRQVWQKMLEKSETFAYNHNHNQSSTTSEQESNSTYERIFPLGPDYQEPSRLICKLPEFAQSSEEPASTSTSASKSTTATVVQDGVPHYAEADIVNLQGVTGSNTYAIPALTMDLLSGKDVAVEEFPRKLLTFKEKLGEGQFGEVHLCEAEGMQEFMNKEFLFDIPEDLPVLVAVKMLRSDANKNARNDFLKEIKIMSRLKDPNIIRLLAVCIYSDPLCMITEYMENGDLNQFLSRHEPEGQLALLSNAPTVSFSNLCYMATQIASGMKYLSSLNFVHRDLATRNCLVGKNYTIKIADFGMSRNLYSGDYYRIQGRAVLPIRWMSWESILLGKFTTASDVWAFGVTLWEILNFCKEQPYSQLTDEQVIENTGEFFRDQKRQIYLPQPVLCPDLLYKIMLSCWRRNTKERPSFQEIHQALLEIQP; translated from the exons gtgtgtgtCGGTATCCTCTGGGCATGTCAGGAGGGCAGATACAGGACGAGGACATCTCTGCCTCCAGCCAGTGGTCCGAATCCACTGCTGCTAGATATGGCAG GTTGGACTTTGAGGAAGGCGATGGCGCGTGGTGTCCAGAGATAACAGTTGAGCCAGACAGCCTGAAGGAGTTCCTCCAGATTGACCTGCGCTCGCTTCACTTCATCACTCTTGTGGGCACCCAGGGCCGACACGCCGGGGGCATCGGTAATGAGTTCGCCCAGATGTACAAGATTAAGTACAGCCGTGATGGAAGCCGCTGGATCTCATGGAGAAACAGGCAGGGCAAGCAG GTGATTGAAGGAAACAGAAACGCCTACGACATTGTACTCAAGGACCTCGAGCCGCCCATCATCGCTCGCTTTGTCCGCTTCATGCCTGTCACAGACCACTCCATGAATGTCTGCATGAGAGTGGAGCTCTACGGCTGTGAATGGCTGG aTGGTCTTGTGTCATACAACGCTCCAGCAGGAGAACAGATGACCTTGCCTGCTCATCCTGTTTATCTCAACGACTCTGTGTACGACGGAGCTGTCatctacag tatGACAGAGGGCTTAGGCCAGCTGACCGATGGAGTGTGTGGCCTGGACGATTTTACACACAGTCACGTCTACAATGTGTGGCCTGGGTATGACTACGTGGGCTGGAACAATGAAAGTTTCCCCAGTGGATATGTGGAAATCATGTTTGAGTTTGACCGCACGCGAAACTTTACCACCATGAAG GTCCACTGCAACAACATGTTCTCCCGGCACGTCAAGGCTTTCCGCCAGGTGGTGTGTTACTTCCGCTCTGAATCAGACTGGGAGGCCACACCGCTCTCCTTCAGCCCCGTGGTGGACGAGAAGAATCCCAGTGCCCGATTCGTCACCTTCAACCTGGCCAATCACATGGCCAGTGCCATCAAATGCCAGTTCTACTTTGCCGATGCCTGGATGTTGTTCAGTGAGATCACCTTCCAGTCAG ACACAGCCATGTACAACACAACTCTGGCTCCACCCAAGACGGGACACCCACCTAACACTCAACCAG AGGATGACCCCACCCACAAAGTAGATGACAGCAACACCCGAATTTTGATTGGTTGTTTAGTGGCCATCATCTTCATCCTTGTAGCCATCATTGTCATCATCTTGTGGAGGCAGGTGTGGCAGAAGATGCTGGAGAAG AGCGAGACATTTGCctacaaccacaaccacaaccagTCAAGTACAACTAGCGAGCAGGAGTCTAACTCCACCTATGAGCGCATCTTCCCCCTCGGCCCAGACTACCAGGAGCCTTCGCGACTCATATGTAAGCTGCCAGAGTTTGCACAGAGCTCAGAGGAGCCTG CTTCTACCAGCACATCAGCATCTAAATCCACCACAGCTACTGTGGTCCAAGATGGCGTCCCTCACTATGCGGAGGCAGACATTGTAAACCTGCAAGGTGTGACTGGAAGCAACACATATGCCATCCCTGCATTAACCATGGACCTGTTATCAGGGAAGGATGTTGCAGTGGAGGAGTTCCCGCGAAAACTGCTCACTTTCAAAGAGAAGCTGGGAGAGGGCCAGTTCGGAGAG gTGCACCTGTGTGAGGCAGAGGGGATGCAGGAGTTCATGAATAAAGAGTTTTTATTTGACATCCCTGAGGACCTGCCAGTTTTAGTGGCTGTGAAGATGCTTCGTTCAGATGCCAACAAAAATGCTAG GAATGACTTCCTGAAAGAGATAAAGATCATGTCGCGTCTGAAGGACCCTAACATCATTCGCCTCCTAGCTGTGTGCATCTACAGCGACCCGCTCTGTATGATCACAGAGTACATGGAGAACGGAGACCTCAACCAGTTTCTGTCCCGCCACGAACCTGAGGGACAACTCGCTCTGCTCAGCAATGCACCTACTGTCAG CTTCAGTAATCTGTGTTACATGGCCACTCAGATAGCGTCAGGGATGAAGTACCTCTCCTCTCTAAACTTTGTTCACCGAGACTTGGCCACACGAAATTGCCTGGTGGGCAAGAATTATACAATAAAGATAGCTGACTTTGGCATGAGCAGAAACCTGTACAGTGGTGACTACTACCGCATCCAGGGCAGAGCTGTGCTGCCTATACGCTGGATGTCATGGGAGAGTATCCTGCTG GGTAAATTCACCACAGCTAGCGATGTGTGGGCCTTCGGGGTGACCCTGTGGGAGATACTGAACTTCTGCAAAGAACAACCCTACTCTCAGCTCACCGACGAACAGGTGATAGAAAACACGGGGGAGTTTTTCAGGGACCAGAAAAGACAG ATCTACTTGCCTCAGCCTGTGCTGTGTCCAGACTTGCTCTACAAGATCAtgctgagctgctggaggaggaacaCAAAAGAGCGGCCCTCGTTCCAGGAAATACACCAAGCCCTCCTGGAGATACAGCCTTAA